GAGCCAGATAGGAAGTGCGCATCATGGTCTCATTGCCATGCCTGCAAGAGAGTGTCAGTTTAGAATTCAGATCAACGGGGTCAGCCAGTCATCTTGAAACCTTGTCACAACGTAAGAAGTTTTAGGGATGGCTGACTAGTTTTGTCAAAACTAAAGGATAGTGGTTCTAAATGTGCGACAATGCCTTCATGAAGGAGGCGTATCCACACATGGCAACTATTACACAACTGGAAAATGGCATTGTCCTAATCACGCTAGCAGGAGAACTCGACAACCACGAAGCCAATCAAATTAGAGAAGAAGTATCTACTGCTATATTCACAGGAAAGACGCGTGCAATAATCTGGGACCTCTACCAACTAGGCTTCATGGACAGCGCGGGAATCGGACTTATACTCGGCAGAATGCGCGATCTAGTCCCTGTAAACGGAGAAACGCTCATATTGAATCCATCTCCGACAATGCAGAAGCTATTCCAATTTTCGGGTCTTGGTGATGTCGTCAGAATATGTACAGTCGAAGAAGCAATCGACGAAATCGGAGGGGTTGTACATGAAAAATGAAATGACCTTGTCGTTTCTAGCGATAGAACAAAATGAAGCACTTGCCAGAATGGCGCTCACCTGTTTTATTGCACCATTGGATCCGACATTGGATGAACTTTCGGAATTTAAAACAATTGTTTCGGAAGCTGTTACTAATGCCATTATCCACGGTTACGAATGCGACGGTAAAAGTATGGTGAAGGTCCATGCGACAATTGATGACCGCTCAGTAAAAATGACGGTAACAGATGAAGGAATGGGAATTTTCGATATAGAGCAAGCGATGGAGCCGATGTTCACAACCAAACCACAAATGGAGCGCTCCGGTATGGGCTTTACCATCATGGAAAGTTTCTCGGACGGTATCCGTGTAGATTCTACCCTTGGAAATGGGACAATCGTGACATTTGAGAAAAATTTTTCTCCGGTCACAGAAGTAAGTAGAATGAGGTGACGTATGGAAGCATCTGTTGAGAAGCAACACGCTCTATTGTCACAAGAAAAAATGCGAGAACTCATCAAAGAATCACAAGCGGGTGACAAAGAAGCTAGACGAATGATGGTGGAAGGCAATACAAGGCTCGTGTGGTCCATTGTTCAACGCTTCGCTTCGCGTGGTGCGGATTTAGAAGATTTATTTCAAATAGGTTGCATTGGCTTGATGAAATCAATAGATAAGTTCGATTTATCCTATGAGGTGAAGTTTTCAACGTATGCGGTACCGATGATTGT
This window of the Sporosarcina ureae genome carries:
- a CDS encoding STAS domain-containing protein — encoded protein: MATITQLENGIVLITLAGELDNHEANQIREEVSTAIFTGKTRAIIWDLYQLGFMDSAGIGLILGRMRDLVPVNGETLILNPSPTMQKLFQFSGLGDVVRICTVEEAIDEIGGVVHEK
- the spoIIAB gene encoding anti-sigma F factor, which produces MKNEMTLSFLAIEQNEALARMALTCFIAPLDPTLDELSEFKTIVSEAVTNAIIHGYECDGKSMVKVHATIDDRSVKMTVTDEGMGIFDIEQAMEPMFTTKPQMERSGMGFTIMESFSDGIRVDSTLGNGTIVTFEKNFSPVTEVSRMR